One region of Brachyhypopomus gauderio isolate BG-103 chromosome 9, BGAUD_0.2, whole genome shotgun sequence genomic DNA includes:
- the ppp2r5ea gene encoding protein phosphatase 2, regulatory subunit B', epsilon, translating to MSSAATSPPAVDKMDGFSRKSVRKAKQKRAQSSSQFRSQDKPIELVQLPLLKDVSAHEQPELFLKKLQQCCTLFDFMDTLSDLKMKEYKRSSLNELVDYVTVSRGYLTEQTYPEVVKMVSCNIFRTLPPSDSNEFDPEEDEPTLEASWPHLQLVYEFFIRFLESQEFQPSIAKKYIDQKFVLQLLELFDSEDPRERDCLKTVLHRIYGKFLGLRAFIRKQINNIFLGFVYETEHFNGVAELLEILGSIINGFALPLKAEHKQFLVKVLLPLHSARSLSLFHAQLAYCIVQFLEKDPALTEPVIRGLLKFWPKTCSQKEVMFLGELEEILDVIEPTQFVKIQEPLFKQISRCISSPHFQVAERALYYWNNEYIMSLIEENSSVILPIMFASLYRISKEHWNPSISALIYNVLKAFMEMNSALFDELAATYKSDRQREKKKEKEREDLWQKLEELELRRGIQNSDGIIPT from the exons ATGTCTTCTGCGGCCACCTCACCCCCGGCTGTAGACAAGATGGACGGCTTCTCCAGAAAGTCGGTCcgaaaagccaagcagaaacGAGCTCAGAGCTCGTCTCAGTTCCGATCTCAGGACAAACCCATCGAGCTGGTGCAGCTCCCTCTGCTGAAAG ACGTCTCCGCACACGAGCAGCCGGAGCTGTTCCTGAAGAAGCTGCAACAGTGCTGCACGCTGTTCGACTTCATGGACACGTTGTCCGACCTCAAGATGAAGGAGTACAAGCGCTCCTCCCTCAACGAGCTGGTGGACTACGTCACAGTCAGCCGTGGCTACCTGACTGAACAGACCTATCCAGAGGTCGTCAAAATG GTCTCCTGTAACATATTCCGGACTCTTCCGCCCAGTGACAGCAATGAGTTTGACCCTGAAGAGGACGAGCCCACGCTGGAGGCCTCGTGGCCGCACTTACAG CTTGTCTATGAGTTCTTTATTCGTTTCCTGGAGAGTCAGGAATTTCAGCCCAGCATTGCCAAAAAATACATTGACCAGAAATTTGTACTACAG CTGCTAGAGCTGTTTGACAGCGAGGACCCTCGTGAGAGAGATTGCCTCAAGACCGTCCTGCACAGAATTTACGGCAAATTCTTGGGCCTCAGGGCCTTTATCCGCAAACAGATCAACAACATTTTTCTcgg GTTTGTGTATGAAACGGAGCACTTCAACGGAGTGGCTGAACTACTAGAGATTTTGGGAAG CATCATCAATGGTTTTGCACTTCCACTGAAGGCTGAACACAAGCAGTTCCTGGTGAAAGTGTTGCTGCCTCTGCACTCAGCCAGGAGTCTGTCACTCTTCCACGCTCAG TTGGCCTACTGTATTGTCCAGTTCCTAGAGAAAGACCCAGCGCTCACAGAACCT GTGATAAGAGGCTTGTTGAAGTTCTGGCCAAAAACCTGCAGTCagaaagag GTTATGTTCCTTGGGGAGCTGGAGGAGATCCTGGATGTGATTGAACCCACACAGTTCGTCAAGATCCAGGAGCCACTCTTCAAGCAAATCTCCAGATGCATATCTAGCCCCCACTTTCAG GTGGCTGAACGAGCTCTGTACTACTGGAACAACGAGTACATTATGAGTCTAATAGAGGAGAACTCCAGCGTCATCCTGCCCATCATGTTTGCCAGTCTCTACAGGATCTCCAAAGAACACTGGAACCC ATCGATATCTGCGTTAATCTACAACGTGCTTAAAGCATTCATGGAGATGAACAGTGCGCTGTTCGACGAACTCGCCGCGACGTACAAATCAGACCGTCAGAG ggagaagaagaaggagaaggagcGCGAGGACCTGTGGCAGAagctggaggagctggagcTGAGGAGGGGCATCCAGAACAGCGACGGCATCATTCCCACCTAA
- the rhoj gene encoding rho-related GTP-binding protein RhoJ has protein sequence MPARSSRSRQKATAMVEDGNGSGEPFGTPQKKMLKCVVVGDGAVGKTCLLMSYANDAFPEEYVPTVFDHYAVNVTVSGRQHLLGLYDTAGQEDYNQLRPLSYPNTDVFLICFSVVNPASYHNVQEEWVPELKSCMPKVPYILIGTQIDLRDDPKTLARLLQMKEKPLTYEQGLKLARLIGAQCYLECSALTQKGLKTVFDEAILTIFSPKKAKKTCAPCRSCCIIV, from the exons ATGCCTGCGCGTAGTTCCAGGAGTAGGCAGAAGGCAACGGCCATGGTTGAGGATGGAAACGGTAGCGGCGAACCTTTCGGTACACCACAGAAAAAGATGTTGAAATGTGTTGTGGTCGGCGATGGTGCCGTCGGGAAGACGTGTTTACTGATGAGTTACGCAAATGATGCTTTCCCTGAGGAATATGTACCAACAGTGTTCGATCACTACGCAG TAAATGTAACAGTATCTGGCAGACAGCACTTGCTGGGATTGTACGACACTGCTGGACAG GAAGACTACAACCAGCTGCGGCCCCTCTCCTACCCCAACACGGACGTGTTTCTCATCTGCTTCTCCGTGGTGAACCCTGCTTCCTACCACAACGTCCAGGAGGAGTGGGTGCCTGAACTCAAGTCCTGTATGCCTAAAGTGCCGTACATCCTGATAGGCACACAG ATTGACTTGCGAGATGATCCAAAAACATTAGCCCGCCTGCTCCAAATGAAGGAGAAGCCACTGACTTATGAGCAAGGCCTGAAGCTAGCCAGACTG attggaGCGCAGTGCTACCTCGAGTGTTCAGCGCTAACCCAGAAGGGACTAAAGACGGTGTTTGACGAGGCCATCCTGACAATCTTCAGTCCCAAGAAGGCAAAGAAGACCTGTGCACCATGCAGAAGTTGCTGCATTATTGTATGA